The following proteins are co-located in the Bacteroidia bacterium genome:
- the trpS gene encoding tryptophan--tRNA ligase, which translates to MNRLLTGVQSTGIPHLGNLLGAIIPAIELSKKGAHESFFFIADMHSLTTVRNSETLRNNTYSTAAAWLAFGFDTEKNVFYRQSDVTEVCELTWILSCLTPFPMLANAHSFKDKSNRLADVNAGLFTYPVLMTADIILYDANIVPVGKDQLQHLEMARDIAGVFNRTYGETFVIPEPMIDAKVMIVPGIDGQKMSKSYNNFINIFLPDKELKKIILSIKTDTTPLEAPKNPDTCNVFALYQLMASETQIAEMKANYLKGGYGYGTAKQALFELIVEKYKNERALFLHYMNNTTEIEKKLQQGAIKAKAVAQQTLKKVREKVGY; encoded by the coding sequence ATGAATCGTTTACTTACAGGCGTACAAAGCACAGGCATTCCACATCTCGGAAATTTACTCGGAGCCATTATTCCGGCAATTGAACTTTCTAAAAAAGGTGCGCACGAATCTTTTTTTTTCATTGCGGATATGCACTCGCTTACCACCGTTCGCAATTCTGAAACATTGAGAAACAACACGTACAGCACCGCAGCGGCGTGGCTTGCTTTTGGTTTCGATACCGAAAAAAATGTTTTTTACAGACAGTCCGATGTAACGGAAGTATGCGAATTGACTTGGATTTTAAGCTGTTTAACACCTTTTCCGATGTTGGCAAACGCACATTCTTTTAAAGATAAATCAAATCGTTTGGCGGATGTAAATGCTGGATTATTTACCTATCCAGTTTTGATGACGGCAGATATTATTTTGTACGATGCCAACATTGTTCCTGTGGGGAAAGATCAATTGCAACACCTCGAAATGGCGCGCGATATTGCCGGAGTTTTTAATCGTACGTATGGAGAAACATTTGTTATTCCAGAACCGATGATTGATGCAAAAGTGATGATTGTGCCTGGTATCGACGGACAAAAAATGAGTAAATCGTATAATAATTTTATCAATATTTTCTTACCAGATAAGGAGTTGAAAAAAATTATTTTATCCATTAAAACCGATACTACTCCTTTAGAAGCACCAAAAAATCCGGATACGTGTAACGTGTTTGCACTATATCAATTAATGGCATCAGAAACGCAAATTGCCGAAATGAAAGCGAATTATTTGAAAGGCGGATACGGTTACGGAACTGCTAAACAAGCGCTTTTTGAACTCATCGTCGAAAAATATAAAAACGAACGCGCATTGTTTCTTCATTACATGAACAACACAACCGAAATAGAAAAAAAACTTCAACAAGGCGCTATTAAAGCAAAAGCTGTCGCGCAACAAACATTAAAAAAAGTACGCGAAAAAGTGGGATACTAA
- the fbp gene encoding class 1 fructose-bisphosphatase: protein MSKVKTLGQFIIEKQSDFPYSKGELSRLLRDIGIAAKIVNREVNKAGLADILGEVGEINVQGESVKKLDMFANEQFIAALSMGGECCAIASEENEDIVLIDNHVSANAKYVVAIDPLDGSSNIDVNVSVGTIFSIYRRTSLTGPGTLEDFLQRGTEQVAAGYIIYGSSTMLVYTTGKGVNGFTLDPSIGEFCLSHPNMMMAKNGKTYSINEGYYIHFPDGVKKYIKYCQEEDAKTNRPYSSRYIGSAVADVHRNLITGGIYIYPTTSKSPSGKLRLLYECNPMAFIVEQAGGKATDGFSRIMEQDIKSLHQRTPFYCGSSEMVELCKEYMAKYSAVESKN, encoded by the coding sequence ATGAGCAAAGTAAAGACACTTGGGCAATTCATCATCGAAAAACAATCTGATTTTCCGTATTCAAAAGGCGAATTATCTAGACTTTTAAGAGACATCGGAATAGCCGCCAAAATTGTAAACAGAGAAGTAAACAAAGCTGGATTGGCAGATATATTGGGCGAAGTAGGCGAAATAAATGTGCAAGGCGAAAGCGTAAAGAAATTAGATATGTTTGCAAACGAACAATTTATTGCAGCCTTGAGTATGGGTGGAGAGTGCTGTGCCATTGCTTCGGAAGAGAATGAGGACATTGTGTTGATTGATAATCACGTGTCGGCAAATGCGAAATATGTGGTGGCAATAGATCCTTTGGATGGTTCTTCGAACATTGATGTGAATGTTTCGGTGGGAACTATTTTTTCTATTTACCGCCGGACGTCGCTTACTGGACCGGGAACCTTGGAAGATTTTTTACAACGAGGAACCGAACAAGTGGCTGCAGGATATATTATTTATGGATCTTCTACCATGCTTGTTTACACGACAGGTAAAGGTGTTAACGGATTTACACTGGATCCTTCCATCGGAGAATTTTGTTTGTCGCATCCTAATATGATGATGGCAAAAAATGGAAAAACATATTCCATTAACGAAGGTTATTACATTCATTTTCCGGATGGCGTGAAAAAATACATTAAGTATTGTCAGGAAGAAGACGCGAAAACAAATCGTCCGTATTCCTCGCGCTACATTGGTTCTGCGGTTGCTGATGTGCACCGAAATTTAATTACAGGCGGCATTTATATTTATCCCACTACTTCTAAATCTCCGAGCGGAAAATTGCGTTTGTTGTACGAATGCAATCCGATGGCATTTATTGTTGAACAAGCAGGAGGAAAGGCAACTGATGGCTTTTCGCGTATTATGGAACAAGACATCAAATCACTTCACCAACGCACTCCTTTTTATTGCGGATCGTCTGAAATGGTGGAGCTTTGCAAAGAATACATGGCAAAATATTCTGCCGTAGAAAGCAAAAATTAA
- the hemW gene encoding radical SAM family heme chaperone HemW: MAGIYIHIPFCKQACNYCDFHFSTSLNQKNNFLEALKNEIFLQKNYLEKQKIKTIYFGGGTPSILSADELNVIFEEIQKQFDIASDAEITIEANPDDLSPTKIKALKNNFFNRFSIGIQSFFDRDLKFMNRAHTSTEAISSVKGLQDAGFENISIDLIYGIQRLSDARWKINLQNAFELEVKHISAYCLTVEPRTALAHAIKNKKIENIDDQQGASQFEIMLEEMKKNNFLQYEISNFCRDNYFSKHNSNYWLKEHYLGLGPSAHSYNGNSRQWNVANNVRYIQALNENKLDIEKEDLTPQKNYNEYILTSLRTMWGTDLNYIETNFGTDFLKQCLNESEKYIQSKDILLQEKKLFLSDKGKLIADKIASELFSIN; the protein is encoded by the coding sequence ATGGCAGGTATTTACATTCATATTCCTTTTTGTAAGCAGGCGTGCAATTATTGCGATTTTCATTTTTCTACTTCTTTGAATCAAAAAAATAATTTTTTGGAGGCTTTAAAAAATGAAATTTTTCTTCAAAAAAATTACCTAGAAAAGCAAAAAATAAAAACGATTTATTTCGGAGGAGGAACTCCTTCGATACTTTCTGCGGATGAGTTAAATGTTATTTTTGAAGAAATTCAAAAACAGTTTGACATTGCTTCAGACGCAGAAATAACAATAGAAGCCAATCCTGATGATTTATCTCCGACTAAAATAAAGGCGTTGAAAAATAATTTTTTCAATCGATTTAGTATTGGCATTCAAAGTTTTTTTGATCGAGATTTGAAATTCATGAATCGTGCACACACTTCTACGGAAGCCATTTCTTCTGTAAAAGGCTTGCAGGATGCGGGTTTTGAAAATATTTCCATCGATTTAATTTATGGAATTCAACGGTTAAGTGATGCGCGTTGGAAAATTAATTTACAAAATGCCTTCGAGTTAGAAGTGAAACATATTTCAGCATATTGCCTGACAGTAGAGCCTCGTACGGCTTTGGCACATGCTATCAAAAATAAAAAAATCGAAAATATAGACGATCAACAAGGAGCATCTCAGTTTGAAATAATGTTGGAGGAGATGAAAAAAAATAATTTTTTGCAGTATGAAATTTCCAATTTTTGTCGCGACAATTATTTTTCAAAACACAATAGTAATTATTGGTTAAAAGAACATTATTTAGGATTGGGACCTTCCGCACATTCTTACAACGGCAATAGCAGACAATGGAATGTGGCGAACAATGTGCGTTATATACAGGCATTGAATGAAAATAAATTGGATATTGAAAAAGAAGATTTAACACCTCAAAAAAATTATAATGAATATATTTTAACTTCGCTGAGAACGATGTGGGGAACGGATTTGAACTACATCGAAACTAATTTTGGAACTGATTTTTTGAAACAATGTTTGAATGAATCTGAAAAATATATTCAGTCGAAAGATATTTTATTACAAGAAAAGAAATTATTTTTAAGCGATAAAGGAAAATTAATCGCAGATAAAATTGCGTCCGAACTTTTTAGTATTAATTAA
- a CDS encoding HAMP domain-containing sensor histidine kinase, whose translation MDIYSKKHRWKLFLFISALVIIGFSLWYTNTLVHKIASDERNKVQLWADAIQRKASLVKYTNDLFKKIKSEEREKVELWAQGTKELANPDFNSGDVSFIFEVIKNNQTVPVILTDEKGKIISARNLDSLKQNDTTYLRQQLQAMRAQHDPIEIEISSGRKNYLYYKDSKLFSQLKNVLDDLIKSFISEVAINSASVPVIFTDSTKQNIVASGNIDSAHLKNKAFLSETIDLMASEHAPIEIDLGEKGKNYIFYQDSFILTQLKYYPYAQFLIIGLFLIIAYTLFSTSRSIEQNQVWVGMSKETAHQLGTPLSSLLAWVEYLKLKNMDDEMLHQVEQDIKRLETITERFSKIGSLPVLQVENLVEVTEKAIEYIKTRTSKNVHFILLADHKTPVFASINVPLFEWVIENLCKNAVDAMTGKGIITVAFEDQENQVFIDITDTGKGIPKSNFKTVFEPGYTTKKRGWGLGLSLVKRIIENYHSGKIFVKHSETGKGTTFRIVIKK comes from the coding sequence GTGGACATTTACTCAAAAAAACATCGCTGGAAATTATTTCTTTTTATTTCAGCGCTCGTTATCATTGGCTTTTCCTTGTGGTACACGAATACACTTGTACATAAAATTGCGAGTGATGAGCGGAATAAAGTTCAGCTATGGGCGGATGCCATTCAGCGCAAAGCGAGTTTAGTAAAATACACGAACGATCTATTTAAAAAAATAAAATCCGAAGAGCGCGAAAAAGTAGAATTGTGGGCGCAAGGCACGAAGGAATTAGCAAATCCTGATTTTAATTCGGGCGATGTGAGTTTTATTTTTGAAGTAATAAAAAATAACCAAACGGTTCCCGTTATTTTAACGGATGAAAAAGGAAAAATTATTTCTGCGCGTAATTTAGATTCGCTCAAACAAAATGACACTACTTATCTTCGCCAGCAATTACAAGCCATGCGGGCACAACACGATCCAATAGAAATTGAAATTTCCAGCGGACGAAAAAATTATTTATACTACAAAGATTCTAAACTTTTCAGCCAATTAAAAAATGTGTTGGACGATCTCATCAAATCATTTATTTCGGAAGTAGCTATCAATTCCGCCTCCGTGCCAGTTATTTTTACTGATTCGACGAAACAAAATATCGTGGCTTCTGGAAACATAGACTCCGCTCATTTGAAAAATAAAGCGTTTCTTTCCGAAACCATTGATCTCATGGCTTCTGAACATGCCCCGATTGAAATTGATTTAGGTGAAAAAGGAAAAAATTATATTTTTTATCAAGATTCGTTTATCCTCACACAATTAAAATATTATCCTTATGCCCAATTTTTAATCATCGGATTATTTTTAATTATCGCTTATACTTTATTCAGTACATCGCGTAGCATCGAGCAAAATCAAGTTTGGGTGGGTATGTCGAAAGAAACAGCACATCAGCTCGGAACGCCTTTGTCATCGCTGCTTGCCTGGGTTGAATATTTGAAATTGAAAAACATGGACGATGAAATGTTGCATCAAGTGGAACAAGATATCAAGCGTTTAGAAACCATTACGGAACGTTTTTCAAAAATCGGATCTTTGCCTGTTTTACAAGTAGAGAATTTGGTGGAAGTAACGGAAAAGGCGATCGAATACATTAAAACACGAACGTCTAAAAATGTACATTTTATTCTTTTAGCAGATCATAAAACGCCTGTTTTTGCATCTATCAACGTGCCACTTTTTGAATGGGTGATTGAAAATTTATGTAAGAATGCAGTAGATGCGATGACGGGAAAAGGAATCATTACAGTTGCCTTTGAAGATCAGGAAAATCAAGTATTTATAGATATTACAGATACTGGGAAAGGTATTCCGAAATCGAATTTTAAAACTGTTTTTGAACCTGGTTATACCACTAAAAAGCGTGGTTGGGGGCTCGGATTATCACTCGTAAAAAGGATTATAGAAAATTACCATTCTGGGAAAATTTTTGTCAAGCACTCGGAAACTGGTAAAGGCACTACATTTCGCATTGTCATAAAGAAATAA
- a CDS encoding cyclase family protein, with amino-acid sequence MFTTINHKGKNYKTDLSQPMDISIPLRAGVDNVNAWYVPPVTMEPVRNADFIGAVSEGGSVNFRNIFFNPHGNGTHTECVGHISKEFYSINQCLKNYFFIAQVVTILPDELENGDQIITKKHIENCLDGNHPEAIIIRTLSNPISKINFQYSNSNPPFLHHEAAKYIVDSGIQHLLIDLPSVDKERDDGKLLAHHTFWEYPQNTQKHRTITELIYVPNTILDGEYFLNLQIASFENDASPSKPVLFRLVK; translated from the coding sequence ATGTTTACAACCATCAACCACAAAGGAAAAAATTACAAAACGGATTTATCGCAACCGATGGATATTTCCATTCCCTTGCGTGCTGGAGTTGATAATGTAAATGCTTGGTACGTTCCACCAGTAACAATGGAGCCTGTTAGAAATGCAGATTTTATTGGTGCTGTAAGTGAAGGTGGTTCCGTAAATTTCAGGAATATTTTTTTTAATCCGCACGGAAATGGTACGCATACCGAATGTGTAGGACATATCAGCAAAGAATTTTACAGTATTAATCAGTGTTTGAAAAATTATTTTTTCATCGCACAAGTCGTTACTATTTTACCAGATGAATTGGAAAATGGAGATCAGATTATTACTAAAAAACACATCGAAAATTGTTTGGACGGAAATCATCCTGAAGCGATAATTATTAGGACGTTGAGTAATCCTATTTCAAAAATTAATTTTCAATATTCCAATTCCAATCCTCCTTTTTTACATCACGAAGCAGCTAAATACATCGTGGATAGTGGTATCCAGCATTTATTAATTGATCTTCCTTCGGTTGATAAAGAAAGAGATGACGGAAAATTATTGGCACATCATACTTTCTGGGAATATCCTCAAAACACGCAAAAACATCGAACCATCACCGAATTAATTTATGTGCCGAATACTATTTTAGATGGAGAATATTTTTTGAATTTACAAATAGCCAGTTTCGAAAACGATGCGAGCCCAAGTAAACCCGTGCTTTTCCGCTTGGTAAAATAA
- a CDS encoding GNAT family N-acetyltransferase, translating to MEYILRQGEKRDLAALLELIKDLAAFEKASDEVAVTVQELERDGFGATPIFHFFVAETSEKKIVGIALYYIKYSTWKGKCVFLEDIIVKESFRKFGIGKKLFQEVVKVAKSMKARRMEWQVLNWNESAIEFYKKLNSHFDAEWINCKLTEEEINK from the coding sequence ATGGAATATATCCTCCGACAAGGCGAAAAGCGAGATTTAGCAGCACTCTTAGAGTTGATAAAAGATTTGGCTGCGTTCGAAAAAGCGTCCGACGAAGTTGCCGTAACGGTGCAAGAGTTAGAACGCGACGGTTTCGGAGCAACTCCTATTTTTCATTTTTTTGTGGCAGAAACAAGTGAAAAAAAAATTGTAGGAATTGCTTTGTACTACATCAAATATTCTACGTGGAAAGGCAAATGTGTTTTTTTAGAAGATATTATTGTGAAAGAATCTTTTCGGAAATTTGGTATCGGAAAAAAATTATTTCAAGAAGTAGTAAAAGTCGCAAAATCAATGAAAGCAAGGCGAATGGAATGGCAAGTATTAAATTGGAATGAATCAGCCATCGAATTTTACAAAAAATTAAATTCCCATTTTGATGCCGAATGGATCAATTGCAAACTGACGGAAGAAGAGATTAATAAATAA
- a CDS encoding aspartate kinase, which translates to MKIFKFGGASVKDAEGVRNVAKIMRQFQHENVVIVVSAMGKITNALERLTDAFFYQKEIPAKILDEIKKYHFDILEQLFPNKNHPVYNEINNAFVELDWAIEGLPEYSYDQEYDQIVSVGEIISTKIVSAYLSETGIKNGWKDVRDIIRTDNTYRAGTVNWEVTEEISKNIFLNTEINIFVTQGFIGGTSENFTTTLGREGSDYTAAILAYALDAESVTIWKDVQGVLNADPKWFDTTQKIEHLSYQDAIELAYYGATVIHPKTIKPLQNKKIPLYVKSFMAPEKEGTIINHLQTSLPIPSFIFKINQILISISPKDFSFIAEENLSTIFKLFAEHRMTINVMQNSAISFSVCMDNDEKKIPKLIALLQKYFRVLYNDNLELITIRYYDQATIERVCVNKKILLEHKSRYTVQLVVKNL; encoded by the coding sequence ATGAAAATATTTAAGTTTGGCGGAGCGTCCGTGAAAGATGCTGAAGGCGTTAGAAATGTAGCAAAAATAATGAGACAATTCCAACACGAAAATGTTGTCATTGTGGTTTCTGCGATGGGAAAAATTACGAATGCGCTGGAACGTTTAACAGATGCTTTTTTTTATCAAAAAGAAATTCCTGCCAAGATATTAGACGAAATAAAAAAATATCATTTTGATATTTTAGAACAACTTTTTCCGAATAAAAACCATCCTGTTTACAATGAAATAAACAATGCGTTTGTAGAATTGGATTGGGCGATAGAAGGGCTTCCGGAATATTCCTACGATCAGGAATACGATCAAATTGTTTCTGTCGGAGAAATTATTTCAACTAAAATTGTGAGTGCGTATTTGTCTGAAACTGGAATAAAAAACGGCTGGAAAGACGTACGCGATATTATTCGTACCGACAATACTTACCGCGCAGGTACTGTAAATTGGGAGGTTACGGAAGAGATTTCAAAAAATATTTTTTTGAACACCGAAATAAATATTTTTGTAACACAAGGTTTTATTGGCGGCACTTCCGAAAATTTTACGACAACTTTAGGGCGCGAAGGTTCTGATTATACTGCGGCAATCCTCGCGTACGCGCTGGATGCAGAAAGTGTTACTATTTGGAAAGATGTGCAAGGCGTGCTGAACGCAGATCCAAAATGGTTTGATACAACACAAAAAATAGAACACCTTTCTTATCAAGATGCCATTGAATTAGCGTATTACGGAGCAACGGTTATTCATCCGAAAACAATTAAACCGCTTCAAAATAAAAAAATTCCACTGTACGTAAAATCGTTTATGGCGCCCGAAAAAGAAGGAACTATTATTAATCATTTGCAAACTTCCTTGCCCATTCCGTCCTTTATTTTCAAGATAAATCAGATTTTAATTTCTATTTCTCCGAAAGATTTTTCATTCATCGCAGAAGAAAATTTAAGTACTATTTTTAAACTTTTCGCAGAACATCGGATGACGATAAATGTGATGCAAAATTCTGCGATAAGTTTTTCGGTTTGTATGGACAATGACGAAAAAAAAATTCCCAAACTGATTGCTTTGCTTCAAAAATATTTTCGGGTTTTGTACAATGATAATTTAGAATTAATTACCATTCGCTATTACGATCAAGCAACGATAGAAAGGGTTTGCGTTAATAAGAAAATTTTACTCGAACACAAAAGTCGTTATACGGTTCAATTGGTGGTAAAGAATTTATAA
- a CDS encoding peptidase S10, giving the protein MKKNLLFSVCLFSFIGFYNSYAQKNTEKSHSVDASAMYDKSDSVPPPVITHHHITIDGKEINYTATTGYMPMKDSLGKLLAKIFYIAYTNDAPAAKRPVTFAFNGGPGSSSIWLHMGAISPIRVHFGDDNGGMPAPPYTYGDNPNSWIGFTDLVFIDPVSTGYSRTNKGVSPRRFHGYAQDIASVGDFIRLYTTRNDRWGSPKFLTGESYGTTRASGLSGYLQNEYGMYLNGITLISSVLNYQYLEFNKGNEIPYVLYLPTYATTAQFHKKLSPELEAMSPSDLAQKTKIFAEGTYNYFLVLGDQAPIELTNKVIDSLNYFTGLSKEYIRSANERIQDWRFFKQLLRDDGKTVGRYDSRYTGEDADDAGEAPSYDPSYSGVSGLFNGVFNEYIRKDLGYKSDMQYEALTNVWPWSFGSSNSYLDVSETLRDAMTENPYLKVMICCGYYDLATPFFNAEYAVDHMGLRKDVRKNISLTYYNSGHMLYVNKADDAKLKTDAENFYQSAIK; this is encoded by the coding sequence ATGAAAAAAAATCTTCTATTTTCCGTTTGTCTATTTAGTTTTATCGGATTTTACAATTCGTATGCACAAAAGAATACCGAAAAATCGCATTCTGTAGACGCTAGCGCGATGTACGACAAAAGCGACAGCGTTCCGCCGCCCGTTATTACGCATCATCACATCACAATAGATGGAAAAGAAATTAATTATACCGCTACAACTGGCTATATGCCTATGAAAGACAGTTTAGGCAAACTTCTCGCAAAGATATTTTACATTGCTTATACCAACGATGCGCCCGCTGCAAAACGTCCTGTAACCTTTGCATTTAATGGCGGTCCAGGCTCTTCGTCAATTTGGTTGCACATGGGCGCAATTAGTCCGATACGAGTGCATTTTGGAGATGACAATGGCGGAATGCCAGCGCCTCCTTACACTTACGGTGACAATCCAAACTCTTGGATTGGTTTTACGGATCTTGTTTTTATCGATCCGGTATCTACTGGTTACAGTCGTACCAACAAAGGTGTGAGTCCGCGCCGTTTTCACGGATATGCGCAAGACATTGCTTCTGTTGGAGATTTTATCCGATTGTATACAACGCGTAACGATCGTTGGGGAAGTCCGAAATTTTTGACTGGAGAAAGTTATGGAACTACGCGCGCTTCGGGTCTTTCCGGCTATTTGCAAAATGAGTATGGAATGTATTTGAATGGTATTACGCTTATTTCGTCGGTACTTAATTATCAATATTTAGAATTTAATAAAGGCAACGAAATTCCGTATGTGCTGTATCTGCCAACCTACGCTACCACGGCTCAATTTCATAAAAAACTTTCACCAGAATTGGAAGCAATGAGCCCTTCAGATTTAGCGCAAAAGACAAAAATTTTTGCGGAAGGCACGTACAATTATTTTTTAGTATTGGGCGATCAAGCACCTATAGAGCTTACCAACAAAGTAATTGACTCGCTTAATTATTTTACTGGACTGAGCAAAGAATACATTCGAAGCGCAAACGAACGCATCCAAGATTGGCGATTTTTCAAGCAATTATTGCGCGATGATGGCAAAACGGTAGGTCGTTACGACAGTCGTTACACCGGCGAAGATGCCGATGACGCAGGCGAAGCACCTTCTTACGATCCAAGTTATTCAGGCGTAAGCGGACTTTTTAACGGCGTATTTAATGAATACATCCGTAAAGATTTGGGTTACAAAAGCGATATGCAGTACGAAGCCCTTACCAATGTGTGGCCTTGGAGTTTTGGCAGCTCGAATAGTTATTTAGATGTTTCTGAAACGTTGCGTGATGCGATGACTGAAAATCCGTATTTAAAAGTGATGATATGTTGCGGTTATTACGATTTGGCAACTCCCTTTTTTAATGCCGAATACGCCGTTGATCACATGGGTTTGCGCAAAGATGTGAGAAAAAATATTTCGCTTACTTATTACAATTCTGGACACATGTTATATGTGAACAAAGCCGATGATGCGAAATTAAAAACGGATGCAGAAAATTTTTATCAAAGCGCCATTAAATAA
- a CDS encoding UDP-3-O-(3-hydroxymyristoyl)glucosamine N-acyltransferase — MKINPSQKLKAIAAIINAEFEGNPDHIVSGLNEIHKVEAGDIVFVDHPKYYDKALKSKADTILINQKVICPEGKALIFSDDPFRDYNSLVNHFQPEKFSLEPISDTAKIGKDTVIMPGVYLGNNVSVGSNCVLHPNVVIYDNCIIGNNVIIHSNTVIGGHAFYYKKRPEKFDKMISCGRVVIHDNVEIGACCTIDKGVSGDTIIGEGTKIDNQIQVGHDTVIGKMCLFASGVGVAGVVTIEDNVTLWGQVGVKSDVKIGKGAVVLAQSGVGGDLESGKTYFGTPASEARGKMREMALLKRLPEIVERLK, encoded by the coding sequence ATGAAAATAAATCCTTCTCAAAAATTAAAAGCAATTGCTGCGATTATTAATGCCGAATTTGAAGGCAATCCCGACCACATCGTAAGCGGATTAAATGAAATTCACAAAGTAGAAGCGGGGGATATTGTTTTTGTGGATCATCCTAAATATTATGATAAAGCCTTGAAATCAAAGGCGGATACGATTCTTATCAACCAAAAAGTAATTTGTCCGGAAGGCAAAGCATTAATTTTTTCCGACGATCCTTTTAGAGATTACAATAGTTTAGTCAATCATTTTCAGCCGGAAAAATTTTCTTTGGAACCGATTAGCGATACCGCGAAAATTGGAAAAGATACCGTGATTATGCCAGGTGTTTATTTGGGCAATAATGTGAGTGTTGGCAGCAATTGCGTGCTGCATCCGAATGTGGTTATTTATGATAATTGCATCATCGGAAACAATGTCATTATTCACTCAAATACCGTAATTGGCGGACATGCTTTTTACTATAAAAAACGTCCAGAAAAATTTGATAAAATGATTTCTTGCGGGCGTGTTGTGATCCACGATAACGTGGAAATTGGCGCGTGTTGTACCATCGATAAAGGTGTTTCTGGCGATACGATTATCGGAGAAGGAACAAAAATAGACAATCAAATACAAGTTGGGCATGATACCGTAATCGGGAAAATGTGTTTGTTTGCTTCAGGAGTGGGCGTTGCAGGCGTTGTAACAATTGAAGACAACGTAACGCTTTGGGGACAAGTAGGTGTTAAAAGTGATGTGAAAATTGGCAAAGGTGCTGTTGTTTTGGCGCAATCGGGTGTGGGTGGTGATTTAGAAAGTGGAAAAACATATTTTGGTACACCGGCAAGTGAAGCACGCGGAAAAATGCGCGAAATGGCGCTGCTGAAAAGGCTTCCGGAGATTGTAGAAAGATTGAAATAA
- the efp gene encoding elongation factor P: MATTSDIGVGSVIRFNGELCYITEYQHRTPGNLRAFYQAKMKNLKSGKSVEYRFRSGEEVEMVRVDYRMLQFIYAEGEHIVCMDTTTFEQIYVPANLFGDGFKFMKEGMEVKVSFEEDLALSAEAPTFVELVITYTEPGVKGDTATNTLKQATLETGAVINVPLFIDEGEKIKVDTRNSSYVERVK, from the coding sequence ATGGCAACAACATCAGATATAGGCGTGGGATCCGTCATCCGTTTTAATGGCGAATTGTGTTACATTACCGAATATCAACATCGTACACCCGGAAATTTGCGCGCATTTTATCAAGCAAAAATGAAAAATTTAAAGAGCGGAAAATCGGTGGAATACCGTTTCCGTTCTGGCGAAGAAGTTGAAATGGTACGCGTGGATTATCGCATGTTGCAATTTATTTATGCAGAAGGCGAACACATTGTATGTATGGATACGACTACGTTTGAACAAATTTATGTTCCTGCAAATCTTTTTGGTGACGGATTTAAATTTATGAAAGAAGGAATGGAAGTGAAAGTTTCTTTCGAAGAAGATTTGGCACTATCCGCGGAAGCGCCAACGTTTGTGGAATTGGTTATTACCTATACCGAGCCTGGCGTAAAAGGCGATACTGCAACCAATACTTTAAAACAAGCAACGCTGGAAACAGGTGCTGTTATTAACGTTCCGCTTTTTATTGATGAAGGAGAAAAAATTAAAGTAGATACACGCAACAGTTCTTACGTGGAAAGAGTAAAATAA